In Thermanaerothrix sp., the DNA window GTGGATAACCTCCGAGGGAAGGCCCCATCTTGTGTCATTGGTGTCGTCCCTTGGGGATCTGCCCTTTGAGGGCCTTAACCTGGACCTTGAGCCGGACCAGCTGGAGGGGGTTCATGACGGCAGCCGCATGGCGTACCTGCAGAATACCCTGGAGTCCGTTAAGGCCGCTTCCAAGGCCTCTCCCTGGGGGGTATCCCTCTCCATGCACCCTAGGTACCTGGAGGGCCAGTTCCTCCATAAGACCCTCAGTGGCCTCAGCGGCAGCGGAGTTCGGGAGGTTACCTGCATGGTATACGTCTCCAACCCCATGTCCGCGGCGGACAGGATTAACCGCATCGCGAGCGCCGCCGGAGTTAATATCTCCCTGGCGGTTTCGGTGGAGAGGGGAGGCCCCAAGGAGGAGAGCTTCTACTACCTCGGCAGGGCGGAGTTTTTCTCTAAGGTGCTGCCGTATCTTAAGGGGCGCCTCGTTGGCCCCGGGTCCGCCATATGGATACAGTCCCTGGAGGACCTCTTGTCCATGCCCGAAGGGGGGAGTGGCAGATGAAGGTGAGCTTCAGTCCCAGGAAGACCCGGGAGGACGTGGACCGGGGCGTGCGGGTGGAGTACGGGCCTCCCAAGAGGGCCTTCCTGCGCTGGCGGTGGTACGCCCTGCTCCTTTTGGTATCCTCTCCCCTCATCCTGCTCCTTTGGCGGGTGGCGGCCTTCTACATCTTCTCCACCGCCCCGGGGGTGCTGGTCATGGAAAGGCGCATCATATCGTCCCCCCTGGGGGGCGTAGTGTCCCGCATGCCCCACAGGCCCGGCGGCAGGGTGAGTGCCGGCGAGGTCCTGTTCACCGTGGTGGACCCCTCGGCCCCCCTAAGAGCTAAGTCCCTTAAGGAGGAGCTTAAGGCCCTAGAAGGGGCCCGGCTCCTTCCGGCGATAAGGCCCAAATCCAGTAAGGAGGGGCTGGCGCGGGCCAACGAGCTGAACCTGTCCCGTCAGATGGACTACCTTAGGTCCGTGGAGGCCCTGTTCCGGCAGGGGGCCGCCACCAGGGCGGAGCTGGAGGAGGCCCGGGGCAGGGTGGACGCCGCCCGGGCGGCGCTGGCCCAGTCTTCGGTTAGCCCTTACCCTCAGGATGATACGGCCTTAAGACAGTATGAGGCCCAGCGCAAGGCCCGGATGGCCCAGCTGGAGGGGGAGTTGAAGGCCCTGGAGGGGGCCTCTAGGCGGACCCTTTACTCCCCCGAGGACGGGGTGGTGCTCGAGGTCTTCGCCCCGGAGGGGCACGGCGTGCCCCTTGGAGGCCCCGTGCTCTCCCTTGGAAGCCTCGGGGACCTTAAGGTGAACGCCTACCTGGACCCCAGGAAGCTTCACCGCGCAAGGCCCGGCACGGCGGTGACCGTGCACTTCCCGGACGGCAGGAAGTTCCAGGGCTCCGTGGAGGGTGCCCCGGTGTTGGCGGTTCAGGACCCCCGTTCGGAGGGGCGGTCGGTGCTGGTCACCGTGAGGCTGGATAAGACGGTGGACCCTCAGGAGATGGTGGACTCCCTGCCCGTGACGGTGGAGTTCCCCCTGTGCCCCGATTACCTTGGCCGGATCTGCGGCTTTCTTAACAATGTCTTCCGCTGAGGAGGTGTCCCCCATGCAAGGCAAGGTGGAGATTGAAGGCCTTCCGTTCCTTCGCGCAACCTCACCGTGGTCCCCGGAGCTGCGGTTGGGCGATTTCGCGGGGGTCCTGCTGGAGCCCTTCCAGGGGGTTGAGGAGACGATCCT includes these proteins:
- a CDS encoding HlyD family efflux transporter periplasmic adaptor subunit; the encoded protein is MKVSFSPRKTREDVDRGVRVEYGPPKRAFLRWRWYALLLLVSSPLILLLWRVAAFYIFSTAPGVLVMERRIISSPLGGVVSRMPHRPGGRVSAGEVLFTVVDPSAPLRAKSLKEELKALEGARLLPAIRPKSSKEGLARANELNLSRQMDYLRSVEALFRQGAATRAELEEARGRVDAARAALAQSSVSPYPQDDTALRQYEAQRKARMAQLEGELKALEGASRRTLYSPEDGVVLEVFAPEGHGVPLGGPVLSLGSLGDLKVNAYLDPRKLHRARPGTAVTVHFPDGRKFQGSVEGAPVLAVQDPRSEGRSVLVTVRLDKTVDPQEMVDSLPVTVEFPLCPDYLGRICGFLNNVFR